From the Desulfovibrio sp. JY genome, one window contains:
- a CDS encoding WbuC family cupin fold metalloprotein, producing the protein MAKSGMTLRRISPLATQSEHDRFLVADAALLAQKARDAAANPRKREIHCFHANNAANLHRMINALQPGTYVRPHRHLDPPKDEAFVLLTGKMGFICFKDDGSFDREDCAILDRDQGTYALDAPAGGWHAILALVPDTTLFEVKPGPYSPVSDKDFAPFAPADTDPDALAYFQATEDRFRLLMGLPPRGW; encoded by the coding sequence ATGGCTAAGTCCGGCATGACCTTGCGCCGCATCTCGCCCCTGGCCACCCAGTCCGAACACGATCGGTTCCTCGTGGCGGATGCGGCGCTTCTGGCCCAAAAAGCCCGCGACGCCGCCGCCAATCCCCGCAAACGCGAGATTCACTGTTTTCACGCCAATAATGCGGCCAACCTGCACCGCATGATAAACGCTCTCCAGCCCGGCACCTACGTGCGGCCGCACCGGCACCTCGATCCGCCAAAGGACGAGGCCTTCGTGCTGCTCACCGGCAAGATGGGCTTCATCTGTTTCAAGGACGACGGCAGCTTCGACCGCGAGGACTGCGCCATTCTCGACCGCGACCAGGGAACCTACGCCCTGGACGCGCCCGCCGGCGGCTGGCACGCCATCCTGGCCCTCGTTCCGGACACCACCCTCTTCGAAGTCAAACCCGGCCCCTACAGTCCCGTCTCGGACAAGGACTTCGCCCCCTTCGCGCCTGCCGACACCGATCCCGACGCCCTGGCGTATTTCCAGGCCACCGAAGACCGCTTTCGGTTGTTGATGGGCCTGCCGCCCCGAGGGTGGTAG
- the malQ gene encoding 4-alpha-glucanotransferase produces the protein MQRRASGVLMHITSLPSRFGIGDFGPGARRFARFLAKAAQSYWQILPLTPTSTFIGNSPYSSDSAFAMNPLLISPEQMAADGWLETADIEGGYVQHKPCVADYEGAEIYKDGLLRRAFAGNRERLAADAGFAVFCHDAAHWLDDYALFRAIKRERGGQGWADWPQALRDRRAEALAEVREGQAEEIEYLRFVQYLAFAQWRALRRHLLENDIQVIGDMPIYVTQDSADVWANPGLFKLGEDKRPVFVAGVPPDYFSETGQRWGNPVYDWPAHERTGFDWWMHRIRHNLDVYDIIRLDHFRGFEAYWEIPAGEKTAVRGTWVKAPGMELFKAMLRRFPSLPLIAEDLGVITAEVRELMAAFGFPGMKILQFAFGPGIAANRDAPHNYGRNCVAYTGTHDNNTTLGWARSGEAGPEGLSALYAYLGREIAPEQASWELIRLVMGSAAATAVIPMQDLLNLGEGARMNMPSVAKGNWGWRAEEDQFEDGLAARLRAMTEIFGRNH, from the coding sequence ATGCAGCGTAGAGCCAGTGGCGTGTTGATGCACATCACGTCGTTGCCGTCGCGGTTCGGCATTGGCGATTTCGGCCCCGGGGCGCGGCGTTTCGCCCGGTTTCTGGCCAAGGCGGCCCAGTCGTATTGGCAGATATTGCCGCTGACGCCCACGTCGACCTTTATCGGCAATTCCCCATACAGCAGCGATTCCGCCTTTGCCATGAATCCGTTGCTGATCAGTCCCGAGCAGATGGCGGCGGACGGCTGGCTGGAGACGGCCGACATCGAGGGCGGCTATGTGCAGCACAAGCCGTGCGTGGCCGATTACGAGGGCGCGGAGATCTACAAGGACGGACTGTTGCGCCGGGCCTTCGCCGGAAACCGGGAACGGTTGGCGGCGGACGCGGGCTTTGCCGTTTTCTGCCACGACGCGGCCCACTGGCTCGACGATTACGCGCTTTTCCGGGCCATCAAGCGCGAACGCGGCGGCCAGGGCTGGGCCGACTGGCCGCAGGCCCTGCGCGACCGCCGGGCCGAGGCGCTGGCGGAGGTGCGGGAGGGGCAGGCCGAGGAGATCGAGTACCTGCGTTTCGTGCAGTATCTGGCCTTTGCCCAGTGGCGGGCCTTGCGCCGGCATCTTTTGGAAAACGACATCCAGGTCATCGGCGACATGCCCATCTACGTGACCCAGGACAGCGCCGACGTCTGGGCCAATCCGGGCCTTTTCAAGCTCGGGGAGGACAAACGGCCGGTCTTCGTGGCCGGGGTGCCGCCGGATTATTTCAGCGAGACGGGCCAGCGCTGGGGCAATCCGGTCTACGACTGGCCGGCCCACGAGCGCACGGGCTTTGACTGGTGGATGCACCGCATACGCCACAATCTCGACGTCTACGACATCATCCGGCTGGACCATTTCCGGGGCTTCGAGGCCTATTGGGAGATTCCGGCCGGCGAGAAGACCGCGGTGCGCGGCACCTGGGTCAAGGCCCCGGGCATGGAGCTTTTCAAGGCCATGCTGCGCCGGTTCCCCTCGCTGCCGCTTATCGCCGAGGACCTCGGCGTCATCACGGCCGAGGTGCGCGAGCTGATGGCCGCCTTCGGCTTTCCCGGCATGAAGATCCTGCAATTCGCCTTCGGACCGGGCATTGCCGCCAACCGGGACGCGCCCCACAACTACGGGCGCAACTGCGTGGCCTACACCGGCACCCACGACAACAACACCACGCTGGGCTGGGCGCGGAGCGGCGAGGCCGGTCCCGAGGGGCTCTCCGCCCTGTACGCCTATCTTGGCCGGGAGATCGCGCCGGAACAGGCGTCCTGGGAGCTTATTCGGCTGGTCATGGGCAGCGCGGCGGCAACGGCCGTGATTCCCATGCAGGACCTGCTCAACCTCGGCGAGGGGGCGCGCATGAACATGCCGTCCGTGGCCAAGGGCAACTGGGGCTGGCGGGCGGAAGAGGACCAGTTCGAGGACGGACTCGCGGCCCGGCTCCGGGCCATGACCGAGATATTCGGCCGCAACCATTGA
- a CDS encoding class I SAM-dependent methyltransferase translates to MSVGDPYRLMALGYDPATALFLDPIRRLVCDTATRLGARRVLDVCCGTGRQTLALRRAGLRALGVDASPAMLAVARKAAGNNAPFARMDARRLAFADATFDAACITLALHENAEPDRLAMVREMMRVTRPGGSLLLVDYTAATTGGMAGLLVPLAERLAGGEHYRNYRDFVLRKGVAGLCRRLGLAPAEPVAPCLLGRAALLVAQV, encoded by the coding sequence TTGAGCGTCGGCGATCCCTACCGCCTCATGGCCCTGGGCTACGACCCGGCCACGGCGCTTTTTCTCGATCCCATCCGCCGGCTGGTGTGCGACACGGCCACCCGTCTCGGGGCGCGCCGCGTGCTGGACGTGTGCTGCGGCACGGGCCGGCAAACGTTGGCGCTGCGCCGGGCGGGGCTGCGCGCCCTTGGCGTCGACGCCTCGCCGGCCATGCTGGCCGTGGCCCGAAAGGCGGCCGGAAATAACGCCCCGTTCGCCCGCATGGACGCCCGGCGGCTGGCCTTTGCCGACGCGACCTTCGACGCGGCCTGCATCACCCTGGCCCTGCACGAAAACGCCGAGCCCGACCGGCTGGCCATGGTCCGTGAGATGATGCGGGTGACGCGCCCGGGCGGGAGCCTGCTGTTGGTCGACTACACGGCCGCGACGACCGGCGGGATGGCGGGGTTGCTCGTGCCCCTGGCCGAAAGGCTGGCCGGAGGGGAGCATTACCGCAACTACCGGGATTTCGTGCTCAGAAAAGGGGTTGCGGGCCTTTGTCGACGTCTGGGGCTTGCGCCGGCGGAGCCTGTTGCTCCGTGTCTTCTGGGGCGGGCGGCGCTTTTGGTGGCGCAGGTTTGA
- a CDS encoding geranylgeranyl reductase family protein, translating into MSVTHDVVIVGAGPAGATAAQVLAQKGVTVLLLDKAEFPRDKLCAGLLTWKAVDVLERVYGDTAEGLLASGVFDSASPGYRIRFRERTIASGEMFYPFHFTMRRVFDKHLLDRAVRAGAQARLGEAVTFVDPATGVVRLAGGEAFRARYIIGADGVASVARRACPFDAAAWKHGMGGAMEFYLPYDDPRLAGAAHEDLRAPYPTVYAGFLRAGYGWVFPHKEKLAIGIGGHSLLHGKEFRSKFRDFLDFLGLPRELADASRGHGLPYGNYLAKPWHDRVLLAGDAAGLVETLFGEGIYYALRSGELAGEAVADALTRGVDPAVPYGKGLRRDILPELVWSRKLRRVLYASQSWGFLPLFCFVRGGGRLLGEMVHGVRSYRLLLRRAKGPQESGCVGR; encoded by the coding sequence ATGAGTGTAACCCACGACGTCGTCATTGTTGGCGCTGGACCGGCTGGAGCCACGGCCGCCCAGGTCCTGGCGCAAAAGGGCGTGACGGTCCTTTTGCTGGATAAGGCGGAATTTCCCCGGGACAAACTGTGCGCCGGGCTTTTGACCTGGAAGGCGGTGGACGTGCTGGAGCGCGTCTATGGCGATACGGCCGAGGGGCTTTTGGCCTCGGGCGTGTTCGATTCCGCCTCGCCCGGCTATCGCATCCGTTTCCGGGAGCGCACCATCGCTTCCGGGGAGATGTTCTATCCGTTTCATTTCACCATGCGCCGGGTGTTCGACAAGCACCTGCTCGACCGGGCCGTGCGGGCGGGGGCGCAGGCGCGCCTCGGCGAGGCGGTGACCTTCGTCGATCCGGCGACGGGCGTGGTCCGGCTGGCCGGGGGCGAGGCGTTTCGCGCCAGATATATCATCGGCGCGGACGGCGTGGCCAGCGTGGCGCGCCGGGCCTGTCCGTTCGACGCGGCAGCCTGGAAACACGGCATGGGCGGGGCCATGGAGTTCTACCTGCCTTATGACGACCCGCGTCTGGCCGGCGCGGCCCACGAGGACCTGCGCGCGCCGTATCCCACGGTCTATGCCGGCTTTTTGCGGGCCGGGTATGGCTGGGTATTTCCGCACAAGGAAAAGCTCGCCATCGGCATCGGCGGCCACAGCCTGCTCCATGGCAAGGAATTTCGCAGCAAGTTCCGCGACTTTCTGGACTTCCTGGGCCTGCCCCGGGAGCTTGCCGACGCCTCCAGGGGGCATGGGCTCCCGTACGGCAATTATCTGGCCAAGCCCTGGCACGACCGGGTGCTTCTGGCCGGCGACGCGGCCGGGCTGGTGGAGACGCTTTTCGGCGAAGGGATCTATTATGCGCTGCGAAGCGGCGAGCTGGCCGGCGAGGCCGTGGCCGACGCCCTGACCCGGGGCGTGGACCCGGCTGTCCCGTATGGCAAGGGGCTAAGGCGCGACATTTTGCCCGAGCTTGTCTGGTCGCGCAAACTGCGCCGCGTGCTCTACGCCAGCCAGTCCTGGGGATTTTTGCCGCTTTTCTGCTTTGTCCGGGGCGGCGGGCGGCTGCTTGGCGAGATGGTGCACGGCGTGCGTTCCTATCGCTTGCTGTTGCGTCGGGCCAAGGGGCCGCAGGAGTCCGGATGCGTCGGGCGGTGA
- a CDS encoding undecaprenyl/decaprenyl-phosphate alpha-N-acetylglucosaminyl 1-phosphate transferase: MAPILSLFLAALGLSLALTPLARWLGRRFRILAMPQARTVHTTPMPRSGGLALFLTFFGCLALAGTLLPPSVTDILFDRPMLFVYAGAVLIFAVGFADDKWTLPSKLKLVAQIVAACVACFGGARIASFAIPGHFTIHFELLSYAVTVFWFVLLINAINLIDGLDGLAAGVVFFASGVQAVLAIMRGEAHTAAMFAVMAGATLGFLRYNFNPASLFLGDGGSYFLGYMLAALSVSGSVKSQVGATLLMPLIALGVPLLDTITAPLRRFLRGRDMFEPDKRHVHHKLLSRGWSQRKVVLFIYAITIFLALTALVLVNLRNAPAGLFLLVVGAALVLLVRKAGFFSYFAVDKILGWLRDVSDDTGIARERRTFLNHQIEISQAPDIPSLWARITAALELLRFDMAEMVLSEHGTGTCRLLPTPPGSSPAADAAPDAAFRWRREGSEKSDRELLCSPAVMKLELPLLGKDGHTLGALWLVKDLGQDPINEFTLRRVENLRRTVTATLETLAAS; this comes from the coding sequence ATGGCCCCCATCCTCTCTCTTTTTCTGGCCGCGCTTGGCCTTTCGCTGGCGCTGACGCCCCTGGCCCGGTGGCTGGGGCGGCGCTTTCGCATCCTGGCCATGCCCCAGGCCCGCACCGTGCACACCACGCCCATGCCCCGAAGCGGCGGGCTGGCCCTGTTCCTCACTTTTTTCGGCTGTCTGGCCCTGGCCGGGACGCTGCTGCCGCCGTCCGTGACCGACATCCTGTTCGATCGTCCCATGCTCTTCGTCTATGCCGGGGCGGTGTTGATTTTCGCGGTGGGGTTCGCCGACGACAAGTGGACACTGCCGTCCAAGCTCAAGCTGGTGGCCCAGATCGTGGCCGCCTGCGTGGCCTGCTTCGGCGGGGCGCGCATCGCCAGCTTCGCCATCCCCGGGCATTTCACCATCCATTTCGAGCTGCTCTCCTATGCCGTCACGGTGTTCTGGTTCGTGCTGCTCATAAACGCCATCAATCTCATTGACGGATTGGACGGACTGGCGGCCGGGGTGGTTTTTTTCGCCAGCGGCGTGCAGGCGGTGCTGGCGATCATGCGGGGCGAGGCGCACACGGCCGCGATGTTCGCGGTCATGGCCGGGGCGACGCTCGGGTTTCTGCGCTACAACTTCAATCCGGCGAGCCTTTTTCTCGGCGACGGCGGCAGCTATTTCCTGGGCTACATGCTGGCCGCGCTTTCGGTTTCGGGCTCGGTCAAGAGCCAGGTCGGCGCGACGCTGCTCATGCCGCTTATCGCCCTCGGCGTGCCGCTGCTCGACACCATCACCGCGCCGTTGCGGCGGTTTTTGCGTGGCCGCGACATGTTCGAGCCGGACAAGCGCCATGTGCACCACAAGCTTTTAAGCCGCGGCTGGTCCCAGCGGAAGGTGGTGCTTTTCATCTATGCCATCACCATCTTTCTGGCCCTGACGGCCCTGGTGCTGGTCAATTTGCGCAACGCCCCGGCCGGGCTTTTCCTGCTGGTCGTCGGCGCGGCGCTGGTGCTTCTGGTGCGCAAGGCCGGGTTTTTCAGCTATTTTGCCGTGGACAAGATTCTCGGCTGGCTGCGTGACGTGTCCGACGACACGGGCATCGCCCGGGAACGGCGCACGTTTCTCAACCACCAGATCGAAATTTCCCAGGCCCCCGACATCCCGTCCCTTTGGGCGCGCATCACCGCCGCCCTGGAACTCTTGCGCTTCGACATGGCCGAGATGGTCCTCTCCGAGCACGGGACCGGGACCTGCCGTCTGCTGCCCACGCCGCCGGGGAGTTCCCCCGCCGCTGATGCCGCCCCGGATGCGGCCTTTCGCTGGCGTCGCGAGGGGAGCGAAAAGTCGGACCGGGAGCTGCTCTGTTCGCCGGCGGTCATGAAGCTCGAACTGCCGCTTCTGGGCAAGGACGGGCACACCCTCGGGGCCTTGTGGCTGGTCAAGGACCTGGGCCAGGACCCGATAAACGAATTCACGCTGCGGCGGGTGGAGAACCTGCGCCGCACGGTGACCGCCACCCTGGAAACGCTGGCCGCGTCATGA
- a CDS encoding nuclear transport factor 2 family protein, with protein sequence MRRAVTGAKRSGIVAMCRLLFVAALMALAVLAGCAGTARKRPAPRPTPTGFSSADEKNVHDFVAQYPNAVMRGDVPALMRLYTEDAKIVPLLGGVIRPIRAGEMKKRLPGVVAEERRVGLRVVFHEPMHIEVRGERASVRLVASLAWKDKGKEHKAKLNCFFGLVQDEHYIWRIKEAHGEPVKQDFALPQQKKPLPPRDAKLRRPRTKPLIIKGESEKVVKPAPPKAPPAPEDTEQQAPPAQAPDVDKGPQPLF encoded by the coding sequence ATGCGTCGGGCGGTGACGGGCGCGAAGCGCTCCGGGATCGTGGCCATGTGCCGCCTGCTGTTCGTGGCGGCGCTTATGGCGCTTGCCGTTCTGGCCGGATGCGCCGGCACGGCCAGGAAACGGCCCGCGCCCCGGCCCACGCCCACGGGCTTTTCCTCGGCCGACGAGAAAAACGTCCACGACTTCGTGGCGCAGTATCCGAATGCCGTCATGCGCGGCGACGTCCCGGCGCTGATGCGCCTTTATACTGAAGACGCCAAAATCGTGCCGCTTTTGGGCGGGGTGATCCGTCCGATCCGGGCCGGGGAAATGAAAAAACGCCTGCCCGGGGTGGTGGCCGAGGAGCGCCGGGTGGGGCTTCGCGTCGTCTTCCACGAACCCATGCACATCGAGGTCAGGGGGGAGCGAGCGTCGGTGCGGCTGGTGGCGTCGCTGGCCTGGAAGGACAAGGGCAAGGAACACAAGGCGAAGCTGAACTGCTTTTTCGGGCTCGTTCAGGACGAGCACTACATCTGGCGCATCAAGGAGGCCCACGGCGAACCGGTCAAGCAGGACTTCGCCCTGCCGCAGCAAAAAAAACCGCTGCCCCCACGCGATGCCAAATTGCGCCGGCCCAGGACCAAGCCGCTCATCATCAAGGGCGAGTCGGAAAAGGTGGTCAAACCTGCGCCACCAAAAGCGCCGCCCGCCCCAGAAGACACGGAGCAACAGGCTCCGCCGGCGCAAGCCCCAGACGTCGACAAAGGCCCGCAACCCCTTTTCTGA
- a CDS encoding glycosyltransferase translates to MRVLQVGKFYPPDPGGVETATRQVVEQLAALGMEPGVLCFAGEGPYDDLGLPWPVWRAPAFTAVASQPLSVAYVRRLAALAPHFDALQVHLPNPLAALAVFLARPKAKVVLHWHSDVIGKGTLARLVAPLEGWLCHRADLVIGPTPVHLAASNRAAVIAPKGAVVPFCVDPSMPSPAAADAGRVAALRQRFGGRGIVFSLGRLVPYKGFDVLIEAAKALPGDVRVVIGGGGPQAESLAARIERENLGAKVFLAGRIPDAAMPDWLAACDVFCLPSVTRAEMFGIVQLEAMAFGKPVVSTDIPGSGVPWVNCHGETGLVVPPGDAGKLAEALSAVLADAALAERLGQGGRDAVAGRFSPKAVRRALAEAYARL, encoded by the coding sequence ATGAGGGTGCTGCAGGTCGGGAAGTTCTACCCGCCCGACCCAGGTGGCGTGGAAACGGCCACGCGGCAGGTCGTGGAACAGCTCGCCGCCCTGGGCATGGAACCGGGTGTGCTGTGTTTCGCCGGCGAAGGCCCCTACGACGATCTCGGGCTGCCCTGGCCGGTCTGGCGCGCCCCGGCCTTCACCGCCGTCGCCAGCCAGCCCCTGTCCGTCGCCTACGTGCGCCGGCTTGCCGCCCTGGCCCCGCATTTCGACGCGCTCCAGGTCCACCTGCCCAATCCCCTGGCCGCCCTGGCCGTCTTTCTGGCCCGGCCCAAAGCCAAGGTCGTGCTGCACTGGCACAGCGACGTCATCGGCAAGGGAACCCTCGCCCGGCTGGTTGCGCCCCTCGAAGGCTGGTTGTGCCACCGGGCCGATCTGGTCATCGGCCCGACCCCGGTGCACCTCGCCGCCTCCAACCGGGCGGCGGTCATCGCCCCCAAGGGCGCGGTGGTGCCTTTTTGCGTGGACCCGTCCATGCCGTCGCCCGCTGCCGCCGATGCCGGCCGGGTCGCTGCCTTGCGGCAACGCTTCGGCGGGCGCGGGATCGTTTTTTCCCTGGGCCGGCTCGTGCCCTACAAGGGCTTCGACGTCCTCATCGAGGCGGCCAAGGCGCTCCCCGGCGACGTCCGGGTCGTCATCGGCGGCGGCGGGCCCCAGGCCGAAAGCCTGGCCGCGCGGATCGAGCGGGAAAATCTCGGCGCCAAGGTCTTTCTGGCCGGCCGCATCCCCGACGCCGCCATGCCCGACTGGCTGGCCGCCTGCGACGTCTTCTGCCTGCCGTCCGTGACCCGGGCCGAAATGTTCGGTATCGTCCAGCTGGAGGCCATGGCTTTCGGCAAGCCGGTCGTTTCCACGGACATCCCCGGTTCCGGCGTGCCCTGGGTCAACTGTCACGGCGAAACCGGCCTTGTCGTGCCGCCGGGCGACGCCGGCAAGCTGGCCGAAGCCCTGTCCGCAGTCCTCGCCGATGCCGCCCTGGCCGAGCGCCTGGGGCAGGGCGGACGCGACGCCGTGGCCGGTCGGTTCTCGCCCAAGGCCGTGCGCCGCGCCCTGGCCGAGGCCTACGCCCGGCTATAG
- a CDS encoding HAD-IA family hydrolase: MPPSQNTFPDAVIFDFDGTLAELVLDFAAMKARVADAARPYLADVPPPNGLPALEYAAKLAARIRSAGPEAADHFLAQVAQAIRDQEIEAAARAALFPHTREALARLAGKGVKIGIITRNCRAAVSRIFPDARNFVGVILARDDARHVKPDPRHLLDALAALHAAPAHSLMVGDHPMDLDTGKAAGTLTAGVASGRVSRAELAAHQPDYLADDVGELVEML, from the coding sequence ATGCCCCCCAGCCAAAATACCTTTCCCGATGCCGTTATTTTCGATTTCGACGGGACCCTCGCCGAGCTGGTCCTCGACTTTGCCGCCATGAAGGCCCGCGTCGCCGACGCCGCCCGTCCCTACCTGGCCGATGTGCCGCCGCCAAACGGCCTACCCGCCCTGGAATACGCCGCCAAGCTCGCCGCGCGCATCCGCTCCGCTGGACCCGAAGCCGCCGACCATTTCCTGGCCCAGGTCGCCCAGGCCATCCGGGACCAGGAAATCGAAGCCGCCGCCCGGGCCGCCCTCTTCCCCCACACCCGGGAAGCCCTGGCCCGACTCGCCGGCAAAGGCGTCAAAATCGGCATCATCACCCGCAACTGCCGCGCCGCCGTCAGCCGCATCTTCCCCGACGCCCGGAACTTCGTCGGCGTCATCCTGGCCCGCGACGACGCCCGCCACGTCAAACCCGACCCCAGGCATCTCCTCGACGCGCTTGCCGCCCTGCATGCCGCCCCGGCCCACTCGCTCATGGTCGGCGACCACCCCATGGACCTCGATACCGGCAAGGCCGCCGGCACCCTGACAGCCGGCGTGGCCAGCGGCCGCGTGTCCCGGGCGGAACTGGCCGCGCATCAGCCGGATTATCTGGCGGACGACGTCGGGGAGTTGGTGGAGATGTTGTAA